One window of the Daphnia pulex isolate KAP4 chromosome 8, ASM2113471v1 genome contains the following:
- the LOC124200742 gene encoding outer mitochondrial transmembrane helix translocase-like, whose protein sequence is MNEETKLTLLLRVALATAFTCVAVKWMVDQLDPTRDKKNKAKQQAQALMTKLRIKTNIQLTEYELAIASNLVDPESIPVSWKDVAGLDSVLQELHDNLILPIKSKKHFPSQLLQPPKGILLHGPPGCGKTMVAKATAKEAGMRFINLDASTLTDKWYGESQKLATAVFSLAVKIQPCIIFIDEIDSLLRSRDTHDHEATAMVKALFMSHWDGLATDSSKSSVVVLGATNRPQDVDKAILRRMPSSFYIGLPGMEQRRQVVLTILKDERVASDVDLETLARLTEGFSGSDLRELCRTAAVYGMRDSLKSTKSTDDTTMAEEITMENFSQALAKMRDSKLHCGTLPLSRIDLD, encoded by the exons ATGAATGAAGAAACTAAACTTACTCTTCTATTACGGGTTGCATTAGCCACTGCGTTTACGTGTGTTGCTGTGAAATGGATGGTTGATCAATTAGATCCAACcagggataaaaaaaacaaagcaaaacaacaaGCACAAGCACTTATGACTAAATTGAGAATAAAAACCAATATACAG TTGACAGAGTATGAACTTGCAATTGCAAGTAATTTGGTTGACCCTGAAAGCATTCCTGTATCTTGGAAAGATGTTGCTGGGCTAGACAGTGTGTTACAGGAACTTCATGACAATCTTATTTTGCCAATCAAAAGCAAAAAGCATTTCCCAAGCCAACTCCTTCAACCACCTAAAG GCATACTCTTGCATGGGCCACCAGGCTGTGGGAAAACTATG GTGGCCAAAGCTACCGCTAAAGAAGCAGGAATGCGATTCATAAACCTCGATGCTTCGACATTAACTGACAAA TGGTATGGTGAGAGTCAGAAATTAGCAACAGCCGTTTTTTCCTTGGCAGTGAAAATTCAACCTTGCATCATATTTATCGACGAAATTGATTCCCTTCTTCGTTCAAG GGATACTCATGATCATGAAGCTACGGCTATGGTGAAGGCTCTTTTCATGTCTCATTGG GATGGCCTAGCAACAGACAGTTCAAAAAGTAGCGTAG TTGTGCTGGGCGCAACCAACCGACCTCAGGACGTGGATAAAGCAATTTTGCGTCGAATGCCATCATCTTTCTACATCGGACTTCCA GGTATGGAACAACGCCGGCAAGTTGTGCTCACGATCTTAAAGGATGAACGTGTGGCATCAG ATGTTGATTTGGAAACCCTGGCTAGGCTTACGGAAGGATTTTCAGGATCCGATCTTAGAGAGCTATGCAGAACTGCTGCTGTCTATGGAATGCGCGACAGTTTGAAAAGCACGAAATCGACAGATGACACAACAATGGCCGAAGAAATCACAATGGAAAATTTTTCGCAAGCGCTTGCAAAAATGCGTGATTCTAAACTACATTGTGGAACTTTGCCCTTGTCTCGTATTGATTTAGATTAA